The Fulvia fulva chromosome 11, complete sequence genome segment AATCGATCTGGAAGCGGGTGGCCCAAGGTGACGAGGTCGGCTTCGGCGCAATGCACTACACCTACGCTGTCGAAGTGGAGGGCGACCAGCTCAATTCCAACGACGACATAGCACGATATCTTGGAGCCTACGAAGAGGACGATGCAGACAAAGTACTACCACCAATACCGCAGGAGCGTGCACTGGCCTTCGACACATTGACCGAACAACTCCTTCGCACAACCTACGCTAACTCGTGGCGGCACATGTTGCGCTCACGACCTCGAATACGCTTCAATGGCTGCTACATCGCCACCGTCAACTACACACGAGCCGGTGCCACGTCGACTAATACTCTCACCTGGGGCGCACCAGTGCATGTCGTGACCTACTTCCGCTATCTCCGCTTCTTCCGCGACGGTTCGGCGATCTCCCTCCTGACCACCTCGGAACCATCTGACGTTGTACACCATCTCACGAAAGAAAACGTTCACAACCACCACGGCAACTACCTCCCCAGCTCCGTCATGAAAGACGCCCTGCGCGGTCGCTGGCGTCTGTCAGGTCCGCATTCTGGGATGGTCGATGAAATGACCGGCGAGCCGGAGACCGAGGGCGATGTGCACATCGAGACTGAGGGTACTGTTGCCAAGTACATCTTCAGAATCCATCTAGCGCTGGCGCATGCGGGTAAGAGCACGAGGAACAATAAGCTGGCGTGGAAGGGCTTTTGGAGTCATAACAAGTTGACGGATGACTGGGGAGAGTTTACGTTAAGGCATGACAAGGCTTTCTACTGGAGCCGCGTGCGAAGCTATGGGAGTGGTGTGTAGCCCGACATTCCTGCAAGCCATGATTTCGTGGTGGTCCTGCTGCCCTTTCCTTCGCGGCTTTTTGCGTCTGCGTCCTTGCATGTCGGAATGTTTGCATCGTATGCGGAAAGATAGCGACGAAGTCTCATTCTCAACGGCTTGCAGTATGCGGGCCGGTCGTCTCCTCAATCGCTCAAGCGGAAAAATTACGAACAAGACTGGCTTCAGCGTTGCACTGGAAGCGCGTCACGTCTTGGGCCCAATACTATGGCGTATTGAGAAGCCCTGCGACCGCCCCGATTCCTTCCACGACATTGTATGAAGTGAGGTTCCTGTGAGAGGAGAGCTCGGGGATCTGGAGGCCGGGGGTATCGTCAAGGCCGGTGAGTATGAAGCGATAAGAGAGTCACTTGTGGGCATGTGATCGTCACTTAGCACGGATGGCGCCTGCCACACTAGCGCAGCAGCAGAGGTGGTCCGTGCTGTCTTGTGACTGGCGTTACAAATAAGGAGCCTACTCTTGCCTGGAATCTCTCGTACTGTCGTATGCACATTTGATCACTCGAACATGCACGAACTCACGTACACACCGCTGCGGTCGCACGCGCTCGCATTTACAAACCAACATTATGGATCGGCAACAAGACAGCGGGTAAAGGTACGTCGCGAGGTTTTGACCTGGCGGATCCATCGCTCATGTTACTAACACCTACACAGCCCTTTCGTCTCCTCGACCTACCGGCGGAGCTTTGGTCGAAGATCGGCAAGATAGCTATCGACGATGCGCCATCCTTCACATACAACCCTCTAGCTCTTCGATATCCCCCTGACACGAAAGGACAGCCAGACATCACCCGAATCTGTCGAGTCCTGAGGGATGGCAGGCAGAACTTGGATGTGGTCTCGAGCTGGTGAGTAGAGTTCCGAAATTCTGTGCTCCGTATCATCGCTGGCTGTATGAGCTCAGATTTCTGTGAAGTGGGGGCACAAGGGTATTGGTTGAGAGCACATGACCCTCTAAGTCTTGTAGCTGGTAATGCTGCGAGTGGAGCACTTGCAAGATACGTCGCACGTGCCTTGTGCATTGTGGCCAATGCTGAAGCTTGTGAAGCCGCTTTCCTCCCTCACGCAACCATGATCAAACATCACAGCGCAATCACTTGATCAGCCAGACAACATCACCACACCCTTCTATGGCTACTGAAGGTCACGTAGCAGATATGAGCCCCAATATCGCCGTATCTACTACGGCGCTCGATGTCACGAAGACAAAGATGGCGAGTAGACAAGACCTTGCGCCCTTACGAATCCACCTACTGACCAGACTTGTAGGCCACCTCACTTCTCTATCTACCAGCAGAGATCTGGAGCAAGATCGGCAAGCTCGTGATAGACGACTACCCGCACTTGACCGTCCACCACTTTCCCCCCTGCTTCTGCGTGCAGTGCCGAGAAAGACTAAATTTTCCCCAACAACCAGCAATTGCGCAAACGAGCAGAGTCCTACGAGAAGAGCTTCTACCCTACTTCTACTGCTCAAGGGTTAGTGTCACCGCAGACATGCACCACAAGGCAGTCTGTAGTTGGCTGCGAACCATTGGCGGCGAGAATCGAAGGACTGTCTCTGGCGTGATCCTGAAGAGGCGCAGTTTTTTGGTCTCGGATACTCCAAGAGGGTACCGCAAGTTTGAGATCACGAGCGAGATGATCCAGGAGCTGTGGGATGTTCGATGTGAGCTCGAGCACATCGACAGGGATAATTCTCGCCGGTCTACATACCGAGTGAAGTTCTTGTAGAGGTGGAGGGACCTGGTTGGGACGGTATATCTTGACCGAAGAGAGTGAATGATCTGGACTGCAGTACAGGGCCAAGTACGGAGTGGCAGGCATCATATGAGATCTGCACGTTGCTCAGCTTCACACTCACACTTTTCTACTCGCGTCAATTCTGAGCACTCATTTACATCACCAGCCTTCGGTCTCATGGCTGCACTGCCCCGCTACATACATGCAACATGTCTGGTCGAATCTACACAATGGCCGCCCTCAAGAAGGCTGCAAAGCAGATCCTCGCGCGCTACGAGCACAAGAAGGTACGGCAAAGGGACATCACGTCCAACAGGCAAGGTCACTGACACTTGTCTTTGCAGCCCACTTCCCTTCTCGACCTCCCCGCCGAAATCTGGAGCGAGATCGGCAGACTGGTCATCGACAACACCACGCCGGTCAGACCCTCGTACTCAGGCTGCGAGAACTTTTGCACATGCAGGAAGTGGCCACCACCCCAGCAGCCAGCCATCACTCAAGTCAGCCGGGTCCTGCGTGAAGAGTTGCTGCCTTACTACTACGCCACGAAGGTCACCATCTCTGTGAGCCTCGACCACTATGCGACCGACAAATGGCTTAGCGCCATTGGCGAGCGGAATCGCAGACATGTCACTGGTCTCACGATTGTCGGGCCGAAGTGGCAGATCATAGATGAAGAAATAATGGACATCGCCTGGGGTATCCGTGCTGAGATCGTGCAGACTAAGCGGGCACCAGACGGCTGGCACGAGATGCATACCATCAAACTCTAGGGCGCATGCAAGCTCTCGTAGACTTCAGGTGGCGATTTAAAAGAAATGCTAGCTTCTGGTGTCCTTTACATGAGACTGGTGTTGTAGGCATGGCTTCAGCTCCGAGATCATGGGTGGCATACAGCAACACCCATCTACCACCCCATAACCGTCCCCGGAGTTCCCGCCCCAGTAATCTCACATTCAATTGAAAGTCTGCACTTCTCGTTGCTCGAGTAAAGAAAAGGCTGGCGACCTTCTGAATCACATGCAAGCCGCCAGCGTAGGCCCGTGCGCGACCAGGGTCCATGATCCTTCGCCTCCTAGCTATATATGTCTCAGCagtacccctatatacccctactacgtaatcAACCGTTAAAGGTGCTCAAGCTCCTCAGGCCCGCTTTTGCTGCGACCTGACTCACGATCAACATTTTCCGCGGACAGAGAACGTCATATCACGCGCACAACATGGAAGTGCCATCGACAACCACCACAGGAAAAGGCGCCTTGCTCGCTCTTGAGGCCAGAGCCAAG includes the following:
- a CDS encoding F-box protein HRT3, encoding MSNSDQPSDMSHPAPETEAELEAFRQRWREEVSARNRLANEPLSTRLAYQKLDRARGAPAPAHATATAGPSKSRNFNQDFEPKAYHDLPDKEEQLQLGGHGRTHDRDAYREPSSALEHYERAVEKETQGNLSESMRHYRKAFKLDDGVHEAYKRKHFPPSSSVKPKPQNTNPSNASATVPGTAHHSLHGSAEALPATLKQLVDDFASLRIEAPAPPTDASPPEKCPIAELPEEILTAILTELAVIDVATFGRCAQVCKRLAYLVLTEQSIWKRVAQGDEVGFGAMHYTYAVEVEGDQLNSNDDIARYLGAYEEDDADKVLPPIPQERALAFDTLTEQLLRTTYANSWRHMLRSRPRIRFNGCYIATVNYTRAGATSTNTLTWGAPVHVVTYFRYLRFFRDGSAISLLTTSEPSDVVHHLTKENVHNHHGNYLPSSVMKDALRGRWRLSGPHSGMVDEMTGEPETEGDVHIETEGTVAKYIFRIHLALAHAGKSTRNNKLAWKGFWSHNKLTDDWGEFTLRHDKAFYWSRVRSYGSGV